TCGCCCAGATCTGGTTCCACGCCGGGCAGATGATGGTCGTCTACATCGCCGGCATCAACCAGATCCCCGAGGAGCTCTACGACGCCGCGAAGGCCGACGGCGCCGGCCGCTGGCAGCTGTTCCGGCACGTCACCTGGCCGATGGTCGCCCCCGCCACGGCCCTGGTCGTCGCCTACACCACGATTCAGTCGTTCAAGGCGTTCGACCTGATCCTCGGCCTGGCGGGCAATCCGCCCCGAGCCTCGCTGGACATCCTCTCCACCCGGATCTACACCACCTTCGCCAACTCCCAGCTCGGCTACGCCGCCGCCGAGTCGATCGTGTTCATGCTGGCCATCGCGCTGGTCACCTGGTTGCAGAACCGGGCCGCCCGGCTCACCCACGGATAGGAGCCACCCGTGCTCGCCAGACTGGGTCGCCGCGCCGTGCTCGCGGTCTACGCGCTACTGGTGACGGTGCCGCTGCTCGTCGTCGGCGGCGGCAGCCTCAAGACCACCGCGGAACTCTTCGACGCACCCTTCGGCTCGCCCACGAGTCCCCGTCTGGGCAACTACGTCGAGGTGCTGACCACCCAGAACCTGCTCCGGGTGCTCGGCAACAGCGCACTGGTCGTCGCGGTCTCGGTGCCGACCACACTGGTGCTGGCCAGCCTCGTCGCGTACGCCATCGCCCGGCTCCCGGGCTGGCCCGGCCGGGCGCTCTTCGCGGTGTTCGCGGCCGGGCTGGCGGTGCCCGCGCAGGCGGTGATGATCCCGCAGTACGTGCAGTTCGACCGGCTCGGCCTCCGCGACAGCCTGGCCGGGCTGATGCTGATCGACGTGGTGGTCACCCTGCCCGTGGCGGTGTTCATCCTCGCCGGCTTCCTGCGCACCCTCCCCGGTGAGCTGTACGAGGCCGCCGAACTCGACGGCGCCGGCCCGTGGGCCGCGTTCCGGCGGGTGGCGATCCCGCTGTCCCGCCCGTCGCTGGCCGCCACCGCGATCTTCCTGTTCGTCATGCACTGGAACGACCTGCTCTACCCCCTGCTGTTCATCGACGACCCGGCCAAACGCACCCTGCCGCTGGCACTGCTGGACTTCACCGGCGAGTACCTCACCGACTATCCGCTGCTCTTCACCGGCGTGGTGGTCGCGTCCACTCCCATGGTCGTCGCGTACGCGCTCCTACAGCGCCACTTCGTCGCCGGCATCACCGCGGGAGCCGTGAAGGGATGAGCATCGGACCGCTCCGACCCGCTCGACAGCACGGCTCCCCGGTCGACTGGAAGTACCACCACATCGGCGCGCACGAGCTCGGCGACGTGCTGCCCTCACACCACGGTCAGCTGTGACCGCTCCCCCGACCCGGGTCGGGAAGCTCGCGGAGAAACTCCACGCGCGCCGCGCGCACCAGCGGATCCTTGGCGGTGTGGAAGGCGACGACGTGCGCGGCGGCCTCGTGCCTCTCGAAGGCCGCCGCGTCCGCGTACACCTCGTAGAAGATCCGGGCCAGCGGCTCCCCGTCGACGCGGTGGGTGGCGTAGGTCAGCGTTCCCGGCTCCCTGGCCCGAATCTGCTCGAGCAGCTGCGCGGTCAACTCGTCGAACCGGACCACCGACGCCTCGTCCCGCAGGTCGAAGCGCACCACCAACGCGAACACCGGATCCTCCACGAGCCTCTGAGCGACAGTCGACGGTACCGCACCGCCGCCCGTCAGCCGGACCACTCCTTGGCGAGCAGTTCGTAGGACTCGTGTCCGGCGGATCCGCCAGGAACGACGCCGCCGCGGTCATGGGCGGATGCTCCACGACCGCGGCGGCGAGGTGATCAGGCAGCGCGCCGGGTGGGTGGTTCGACGTGCTCGGCCAGGCCGGCGTACCCGCCCCGGTGATAGAGCAGCGGCGAGCCCACGTCGGTGTGCCGGAGCAGTTCGGGTTCGGCCAGGACGATGGCGTGGTCGCCGACCGTCACCCGGTCGATCGCCCGGCACAGGAGCCAGGCGAGGGTGTCCTCGATCAGGGGCACCCCCTCCGGACCGAGGCGCCAGCGGGTCGGCGCCGCGAACCGGTCGATGCCGCTGGTCGCGAACGTGCGGGCCACGTCCTGCTGCTGCCGGCCCAGCAGGTGGACACCGAGGTAGCGGCTCCGGGAGACGGCCGGCCAGCTCGACGAGGTGAGGCTCAGGCAGAACGAGACGACCGGTGGCTCCAGCGACACCGGGGTGAACGACGTCGCGGTGAAGCCGACGGCAGGACTGCCGGGTGCGGTGACCACGGTGACGGTGCTGGCCTGGTGACGTAGCAGCTTGCGCAGGGCGTCCGCGTCGGCGTCGACGGGCGAGGCACTGTCGGCGGGCTGGGTCATGTGTTCCTCCCCGGAGGCAGCGGAGCCGAGGGCTACGGCCGGACGGGCGCGAGCCGCTCGTACGGGATCTTCTCGCCGGCCTCGACGGCCACCGGCAGGCGGTTCTCCGCCCGGGCCAGGGCCACCCGGCGGGAGGTGGACAACCGGCGTCGCAGCACGAGACCATTTTCCTATCTGACAGGTAGGACTTCAAGTGCGGGGCCCGGCCGCCCGGACACTGACACGCTGGCGGTCGCGGCATCCGACGTTCGTCTCTCGCAACGGGCCACCGCGCCCGCGTCGTGCGAGATCGACCTTCGTGCCACGAGCACGTAGGACCCTGGATCCATGAAGGTCTTGATCCCCGTAGACATGGATGGCATCTCAGGGAGAGTGCATCCCACCGAGACCAATCCGGATCGGTACGACCATGAGCGTGGCCGAGCCTCGATGACGGCCGAGACGAACGCAGTGATTGCTGGTGTCTTCGATGCCGAACCCGACGCCATCGTGGGGGTCGCCGACGCACACGGACCGTTCCCGGAACATCCTGCCGGAGGACCTCGACCGGCGCGCTCACCTGGTGCGAGGGAAACCCCGCCCGCTGGGCATGCTCGCGGGGCTGGACGAAGACACGGATGCCGCGATGCTCATCGGCTGTCACGCGCGGGCCGGAGCCGGGCCAGCCGTGCTGGCGCACACGATGAGTGGTGACCTCCTCGACGTGCGGGTAGCCGGACGATCGCTGGCGAGATCGGCCTCAACGCCGCCATGGCGGGGCACCTGGACACGCCTGCTTGTCCAACTCGCCACCATCAAACCCGGCCAGCGCGTGAAGCAACCTTCTGTGCGTGTCGCCAGCCGGTCCGGCCGCCGGCCACAGGTCGGTGCCCTACCGGCCAGCCCGTTTCGGGAGCGGCTGCAACGATGCGAAGAAACAACTGGCAGGCACCAAGGCCGACCCTGACTTGACCGCCGGTCAAGATGCGCTAGCCGCCGCCAACTTGACCGATCTTGGTCCCCAGAACGCAGACGAGGGCATATCCATCGATGAGATATGCCCTCGGAGCTGCTGTCGGGACGGCCGGATTCGAACCGACGACCCCTTGACCCCCAGTCAAGTGCGCTACCAAGCTGCGCCACGTCCCGATGCCCTCGCGCGGTTTCCCCCGCGACAGCCGGTACAGCTTAGCGCAGGATCTCCGTACCGCGCGCACGCCCCCTCCCGTGCCGCGGGCCCCACCCGTCACACCCTCTAGAGCGTCCTAGGAGGGTGGTGGTGTGCAGGAACGCCGGGCGGCTGCGGGAGCCGCCCGGCGTTCCGGGGACGAGCAGGATCGGGACGAGCGGGATCAGCCGTGCGCCTTGCCCCGGCCGCCGGGGCCGAGCTTCTTGCGGGGGCGTACGGAAATGTCGATCGGGCTGCCCTCGAAGCCGAACTCCTCGCGCAGCTTGCGCTCGACGAAGCGCTGGTAGCCGGCGTCCAGCGGCGCGGTGGTGAAGAGCACGAACCGCGGCGGGGCGACGCCCGCCTGGGTGGCGAAGAGGATCTTCGGGGCCCGACCGCCGCGCACCGGGTGCGGGGTGGCCTGGACCAGCGCGGTCAGCCACTGGTTGAGCTGCGCGGTCGGGATGCGGGTCTCCCAGCTCGCCAGGGCCTTGCGCAGCGCCGGCGCGAGCTTGTCCACCGCCCGGCCGGTCTGCGCGGAGAGGTTCAGCCGGATCGCCCAGGGGATGCGGCGCAGCTCCCGGTCGATCTCCTTGTCCAGGTAGTACCGGCGGTCGGCGTCGACCAGGTCCCACTTGTTGAAGGCGATCACCAGGGCCCGGCCGGCCTCGACGACCATGGTGAGGATCCGCTGGTCCTGCTCGCTGATCACCTCGCTGGAGTCGAGCAGCACCACCGCCACCTCGGCCGCCTCGATCGCCGCGGCGGTCCGCAGGCTGGCGTAGTACTCGGTGCCGCTGGCCTTGCCGACCCGCTTGCGCAGCCCGGCGGTGTCCACCAGCTGCCAGGTCTCGCCACCGATCTGCACCAGGCTGTCCACCGGGTCGACGGTGGTGCCGGCGACCGAGTCGACGACCGCCCGCTCCTCGCCGGAGAACCGGTTGAGCAGGCTGGACTTGCCGACGTTGGGGCGACCCACCAGAGCGACCCGGCGGGGGCCGCGCGGCCGGTTCTCCACGATCTTCGGCGCCTCGGGCAGCGCGTCCAGGATGGCGTCGAGCAGCTCACCCGAACCGCGGCCGTGCAGGGCGGAGACCGGGTACGGCTCACCGAGGCCGAGCGACCAGAGCGCGGTCGCCTCCATCTCGATGGCCGTGTTGTCGGTCTTGTTGGCCACCAGGATGACCGGCTTGGCGCTGCGTCGCAGCATCTTCACCGCGGCTTCGTCCACATCGGTCGAACCGACCATCGCGTCGACCACGAAGAGCACCACGTCGGCGGTCGCCACCGCCGTCTCGGCCTGCAACGCGATGGCCGCGGCCCGGTCCTTGGCGTCGGGCTCCCACCCGCCGGTGTCCACCACGGTGAACGCGCGGCCGTTCCACTGCGCGTCGTACGGGACGCGGTCCCGGGTCACCCCGGGGACGTCCTCGACGACCGCCTGCCGACGGCCGATGATCCGGTTGACCAGCGTCGACTTGCCCACGTTGGGGCGGCCGACCACGGCCACCACCGGCTGCGGGCCGGACTCCTCCTCGACGTCGAGGTCCGGGTCGCGCAGTTCCACCCAACCGCTCTGCTCGCTCATACCACGCCCCGCTCGGTGAGCAGCTCGCGGAGCCGGGCGACGACCTCGTCGATGCCCAGCGCGGTGGTGTCCAGCTCGACGGCGTCCGGGGCCTGCTGCAACGGGTTCACCTTGCGCGTCGAGTCGATCTTGTCCCGCCGGGCGAGGTCCGCGGCGGTGGCCGCCACGTCGGCCGCGTCCTCGGCGCTGCGCCGCTGGGCACGGGCCGCCTCGGAGGCGGTGAGATAGACCTTCAGGTCCGCGTCGGGGGCCACCACCGAGCCGATGTCGCGACCCTCGACCACGATCCGGCCGGCCTTGGCGATCATCTCCCGCTGGCGGGCGACGAGGAGTTCCCGGACCGCGGGGACGGCGGCGACGGCGGAGACCGCGCCGGTCACCTCGGGGCCCCGGATCTCCTTGTCGACGGTCACGCCGTCGGCGGTCACGCCGTACCCCTGGGGGTCGGTGCCGATGCGCAGGTCGACCTCGCCGGCGACCTTGGCCACCGACGCGGCGTCGGTGAGGTCGACGCCGGAGCGCAGCACCGCCCAGGTGATGGCCCGGTACATCGCGCCGGTGTCGAGGTAGCGGGCGTCCAGGCTGACGGCGAGCCGCCGCGAGACGGTGGACTTACCCGAACCGGATGGCCCGTCCACTGCGACCACGCACCGCCCGGTTCGTTCGTTCTGCCCCACCGTGTTCCTCCTCAGCCCGTATCTCGCGGGTCGCCGGATTCTCCGGCGCCGTTGAGCGGATGGTCTTCGTCAATGATGCCCGCGCCCCCGTGCGGGGCCGCGCGGACGTGGCCCGGCGCGACCCGCGCCACGGCGCTGGTGCCGTCACCGGCCGCGTGGAAGCCTACCTTCAGCGGTACCCGGAACGACTCCGGTCAGTCTTCGACGGCCTTGAACAGGGCGGCGACCTCCGCGTTGGTCAGCCGCCGGGTCCGCCCGGCGCGCAGGTCGCCCAGCTTGATCGGCCCGATCGAGGTACGCACCAGCCGGGACACCGGGTGCCCGACCTCGGCGAGCAGCCGCCGGACGATGTGCTTGCGCCCTTCGTGCAGGGTCAGCTCCACCTGGGCGGTCTTGCCCAGGGTGTCCACCACCTTGAAGGAGTCGACCTGCACCGGCCCGTCCTCCAGCTCCACCCCGGCCGCCAGTCGCTTGCCCAGGTTGCGCGGGATCGGCCCGGCGACCTCGCACAGGTAGGTCTTCAGCACCTCGTACGACGGGTGCATGAGCCGGTGGGCCAGGGTGCCGTCGTTGGTGAGCAGCAGCAGCCCCTCGCTGTCGGCGTCGAGCCGCCCGACGTGATAGACCCGCTGCTCGACCCGGTTGCCGAGGAAGTCCGCGAGCGCGGTCCGTCCCTTCTCGTCCGCCATCGTGGAGACGACCCCGCGCGGCTTGTTCATCGCGAGGTAGACCAGGCGGGTGTCGACCTGGAGCCGTTCGCCGTCGACGTGGATCACGGCGGTGGTGGGGTCGACCTTGTCGCCGAGCTTCGCGACCCGGCCGTTCACGGTCACCCGGCGGCGGAAGATGAGGTCCTCGCAGGCGCGGCGGGAGCCGACGCCGGCGGCGGCCATCACCTTCTGCAGGCGTTCGCCCTCGGGGGCGTCGGTGGAGACGGTGCGGTCATCGCGTGGCATCGGCAAGCTCTTCTACGTCGTCGGGGAGGAACGGGGCGAGCGGTGGCAGGTCGGCCACGGAGTTCAGCCCCAGCTTCTCCAGGAACATGGTGGTGGTCCGGTAGAGGAACGCCCCGCTGTCCGGTTCGGCGCCGCACTCCTCGACCAACCCGCGAGAGACCAGGGTACGGATCACCCCGTCGCAGTTGACACCGCGGATGGCGGAGATCCGTGATCGGGTCACCGGCTGCTTGTAGGCGATCACCGCCAGGGTCTCCAGCGCGGCCTGGGTCAGTCGTGCGGACTGCCCGTCCAGGATGAACCGCTCGACATAGGTGGCGTATTCCGGCCGGGTGTAGAGACGCCAGCCACCGGCCGCGCGGCGCAGGTCGAAACCGTGCCCGGCGGCGGTGTAGCCGGCGGCGATCTCGTCCAGCATCTCCCCGACCCGCTCGGGTCGCTGCTCGAGGATCTGGGCCAGGGTCAGCTCGCTGACCGGCTCGTCCACCACCAGCAGGATCGCCTCCAACGCGCCGCGCAGCTCCGCGTCGTCCAGCTCGGGCGCCGGCTCCGGCGCGGCCGCCACCCGCCGCCTCCCCCGCTTCCCGGGTACGCCTCCCGCGCCGCTCTCCCTGTCGTCCGCGCTCTCTCCGGAGATCTCGGAAGCTTCTGGCCCGCCCGGAGGCAGTCCGGCTTCAAGATCTTCCGGGGTCTTCTCCGTCGTCGCCGTCAGGGAGGACGCCGCGGGCTCCGCCGGGGGTGTCGTGTCGAGGTCGTGAAGAGTTGCCGTTTCCGGTGAACGGGAGGTGTCCGAGGTCTCGGACTGGGCGGGCGTCGGGGTGGGGTCGGGCTTCGGTGGGGTGGGACGCTCCCACGGCGGGATCCAGGCGGCGGCCTGGTCGGCCAGCGAGTCGCGGCGCTCCTCGTCGCTCATCGGGGTCACTCCTGTGTCGGTGCGGGTTCGTCCGGCGGCGGGTCCGACGCGACGTCGGCCGCAGCCCGCGCGCGGTCAGTGGTCGAGGCAGCATCGGGCAGCGTGACATCAGCCGCCCCGGCGGGCACGGGATCCGTCGACGCGACCGGCGTGGGGTCGGCGGGTGCGGGGTCGGTGGGGTCCGGGGAGCCGGCGTACTCGTCGACGTGCAGGTCGGTGTCGCCCTCGGCGGGGCCCGTCCAGCGCACGGTCAGCTCCTCCAGCGCCTGCTCCTGAACGAAGGCGACCAGACCCTCCCGATAGAGCTCCAGCAGGGCGAGGAAGCGCGCCACCACCTCCAGGGTGATCTCGCAGTCGGCGCAGAGCAGCGAGAAGGTGGCGGTGCCGGCGCGGCGCAGCCGTTCGGTGAGCAGCGCGGCGTGCTCCCGGACGCTGACCCGGACCATGTGCACGTGCGCGATGGAGACCTCGGGCACCGGCTTCGGGGTCATCGCCCGCACCGCCAGCTTGAGCAGCCGCTCCGGGCCGATGCCGAGCACCAGGTCGGGCAGCGCCTCGGCGTACCGGGGCTCCAGGGTGACCGCGCGGGGATAGCGTCGACCGCCGACCGCCTCCAGCTCGGCCAGGTGCGCCGCCGCCTCCTTGTACGCCTTGTACTGCAGCAGCCGGGCGAAGAGCAGGTCCCGCGCCTCCAGCAGGGCCAGGTCCTCCTCGTCCTCCACCTCGGCGGCGGGCAGCAGCCGGGCCGCCTTCAGGTCGAGCAGGGTGGCCGCGATCAGCAGGAACTCGCTCGTCTCGTCCAGGTCCCACTGGTCACCCATGGCCCGGATGTACGCGATGAACTCGTCGGTGACCTTGTGCAGGGCCACCTCGGTGACGTCGAGCTTGTGCTTGCTGATGAGCTGGAGCAGCAGGTCGAACGGGCCGGTGAAGTTCGCCAGCCGGACGGTGAAGCCGGTGGTCTCCGTCGGCTCCGGGGCGGGCACCACCCCGTCGACCTCGGCGGCCAGCCCGGCGGCGACCGCCGGATCGGCGGCGGCGGGCGGGTCGAGGGGCGGCGCGGTCACCGGGAAACCGTAGTCCACGCTGCGGACATGCGGCGTGCGACCTACCGCTCCGCCTGGGCGGCGATCACCTCACGGGCGAGCTGGCGGTAGTTGCGGGCCCCGGAGGACGCCGGGTCGAGCGTGGTGATCGGGGCACCCGCGACGGTCGACTCGGGGAACTTGACGGTCTTGGTGATCACCGTCTGGTAGACCTTGTCGCCGAAGGCCTCCACCACCCGCTGGAGCACCTGGCGGCAGTGCGTGGTGCGGCTGTCGTACATGGTGGCGAGGATGCCTTCGAGCTCCAGGTCGAAGTTGAGCCGCTCGCGGACCTTGTCGATGGTGTCCAGCAGCAGGGCCACGCCGCGGAGGCTGAAGAACTCGCACTCCAGCGGGATGAGCACGCCGTGCGCGACGGTCAGCGCGTTGATCGCCAGCAGGCCGAGGGACGGCTGGCAGTCGATCAGGATGTAGTCGTACTCCTTGCGGATGGTGCGCAGCACCCGGGCCAGCGCCATCTCGCGGGCGACCTCGTTGACCAGCTGGATCTCGGCGGCGGAGAGGTCGATGTTGGCGGGCAGCAGGTGCAGCCCGGCGACGTCGGTCTTGATCAGGACGTCCTCGGCGGTGACGTCGTCCTGCATGAGCAGGTTGTAGACCGACAGGTCGAGGTTGTGCGGGTTGACCCCCAGCCCGACCGAGAGCGCGCCCTGCGGGTCGAAGTCGACCAGCAGCACCTTGCGGCCGTACTCGGCCAGCGCGGCGCCCAGGTTGATGGTCGTGGTGGTCTTGCCGACGCCACCCTTCTGGTTGGCCATCGCGATGATCCGCGCGGGGCCGTGCCGGTCGGTCGGCATCGGCTCCGGGATCGGCTTGCGCATCGTGTACGCGGCCGGGTCGGCGGGACCCAGGTCTGCGCCGAGCGACGCCTGCTGCTCGCGGAGCTCCGACGTCCAGGCGTCGGCACGGTCACCGTTGCCAGCCATGTCCTCGTTGCCCCCTCCCGACGACCACCCGGCGTCGGAGCCGTCCGACACCCTTCGCGGCGCCGCTGCGCTCCACCGTCACCGCCGTCGACACCGCACCCCGGTTCGTCGGCCACGAGGTCCGCGCCGATGCCGACTGTACGCCACGCGCCAGCAGCGCGTTCGGTAGCCGGTCGGCGTGTCGGACGTCCCGGCCGGTCAGCGCGGGAACGACGGGTCAGCCACGGGCCCGTGGGTGGGCGGTGGCGTAGACCTCACGGAGTCGCTCCACAGTGACCAACGTGTAGACCTGGGTGGTGGTCACCGAGGCGTGGCCGAGCAGTTCCTGCACCACCCGCACGTCCGCGCCGCCGTCGAGCAGATGGGTGGCGTACGAGTGGCGCAGGGTGTGCGGGGAGACCGCCCCGGTCCCCTGCACCGGCAGGCCGGCCCGCTCGGCGGCGCGGCGCAGGATGGTCCAGGCGCCCTGCCGGGTCAGCGCGCCGCCCCGGGCGTTGACGAAGACCGCCGGGGTGCCCCGGCCCGCCGCGACCACCCCCGGGCGGCCCCGCACCAGCCAGGCGCGCAGCGCGTCCACCGCGTACCCGCCGATCGGCACCAGTCGGGTCCGGCCGCCCTTGCCGCGCAGCAGCACCGCGCCGCCGTCGGTGTCCAGGTCGTCCACGGCGAGACCGACCGCCTCGGAGATCCGCGCGCCCGTGCCGTACAGGAATTCCAGCAGCGCCCGGTCGCGCAGCGCGAGGGGCGCCCCGTCGCCGGTAGCGGTCGCCGCGCCGGCCGTCTCCAGCAGCCGGACCACGTCGTCGACCGGCAGCGCCCGGGGCAGCCGGCGCGGCGGCGTGGGCGGGCGGACGTCGCGGCTGGGGTCGGCGCCGGCCAGCCCCTCGCGCAGCGCGAAGCGGTGCAGCCCGCGCACCGCGCTGGCCGCGCGGGCCGCCGACGACACGGCCAGCGGCGGATGGTCGGCGTCGCCGGCCCGCAGCCGGGCCAGGTGCGACTCGACCACGCCGGGGCCGACGGCGGCGAGGTCGGCGACGCCGGCGTCGACCAGGGTCGTGAGGTAACGGTCCAGGTCCCGGCGGTACGAGGCGAGGGTGTTCGCCGACAGTCCCCGTTCGACGGTGAGGTGGTCCAGATAGCCGCGGACGGCACGACGCAGGGCCGGCGCGGGCTGCTCGCCCGCGCCGGCCCTGCGCGCAGCAGCGGTCTGGCTGTTCCCCTTCGGGCTGGCGTTCCTCAGCCCAGGACCTCGTCCAGCGGCAGGGTCGCCATGCCGTGCGCCTCGGCGACCGGGCCGTAGACGACCTGGCCGGCGTGGGTGTTCAGGCCCAGGGCGAGCGCCGGGTCGCGGCGCAGCGCCTCCTGCCAGCCGTTGTTGGCCAGCTCCAGGGCGTACGGCAGGGTGACGTTGGTCAGCGCGTAGGTGCTGGTGTTCGGCACCGCGCCGGGCATGTTCGCCACGCAGTAGAAGATCGAGTCGTGCACCTTGTAGACCGGGTCGGCGTGCGTGGTGGGCCGCGAGTCCTCGAAGCAGCCGCCCTGGTCGATGGCGATGTCGACGAGCACGCTGCCCGGCTTCATCCGGGAGACCAGCTCGTTGGAGATCAGCGTCGGGGCCTTCGCGCCGGGCACCAGCACCGCGCCGATGACCAGGTCCGCGTCGAGCACGGCCCGCTCGATCTCGTACGCGTTGGAGGCGACGGTCTGCAGGTGGCCCCGGTAGATCGCGTCGGCCTGGCGCAGCCGGGCGACGTTCTTGTCCAGCAGCAGCACCTCGGACTGCAGGCCCAGCGCGATCGCGGCGGCGTTCATGCCGGAGACGCCCGCGCCGATCACCACGGTCTTCGCCGCGTAGACGCCGGAGACCCCGCCCGGCAGCACGCCCCGGCCACCGCCGGTACGCATCATGTAGAAGGCGCCCACCTGCGGGGCGAGCCGGCCGGCCACCTCGGACATCGGGGCGAGCAGCGGCAGCGACCGGTCGGGCAGCTCGACCGTCTCGTACGCGATGCCGGTGACCTTGCGGTCGATCAGCGCGTCGGTGCACTCCTTCGAGGCGGCCAGGTGCAGGTAGGTGAAGAGCACCTGCCCCTCGCGCATCCGGTGGTACTCCTCGGCGATCGGCTCCTTGACCTTGAGCACCAGGTCGGCGGCGCCCCACACCTCGTCGGCGGTGCCCAGGATCTTGGCGCCGGCGGCGGTGAACTCCTCGTCGGTGATGCTGGAGCCGACCCCCGCGCCGGCCTCGACGAAGACCTCGTGGCCGTGGCGGGTGAACTCGTTGACGCCCGCGGGCGTGATCGCCACGCGGTACTCGTGGTTCTTGACCTCGCGTGGGATTCCGACCTTCACGATGCCGACACCTCTCTTCGGGGCAGCCCACCCCCGACTTCTCGGTGCCGCACCGGCTCCGTTGCCGGCGCGGTCCACCGGTCCCGCCGGCGGCAGTCTAGGCGCGCGGGCCCGCCCCGGGAGCCAGCACAGTGACACCCGGTGCCCGGCCCTCCTGACGATGTGTCAGGCGTGAACCGGGCCGGCGGTGGAGACCGCCTCAGCCGTCAGGACAGTGTTCGTCACCCATCGTCCCACCGTGCGCGCGGCGGTGCGGACAGGACGCCAGTGGATCACTATGGTGTCGCCCCATGACCAACCCTTATCAGCAGTACCCCGGCGGCGTCTCCGACAAGAGCAAGGTCGTCGCCGGCATCCTCCAGATCCTCCTCGGCGGCTTCGGCGTCGGCCGGTTCTACATGGGCGACACCAAGACCGGCGTGATCCAGCTCGTGGTGACCCTGGTGACCTGCGGCATCGGCGCCATCTGGGGCACCATCGACGGCATCCTGATCCTCGTCAACGGCGGGGTCGACGGGCAGGGCCGCCCGCTGCGGGACTGACCCGCAAGAACGACCAGGGGCCGCGCGGTGAAGACCGCGCGGCCCCCGTCACGGGTACGCCTCAGCGGGGCAGCGGCGCGTCCGGGCGGCGCAGCTCGGTGAAGCCGGTGTCGCGGGCCCGGGCGGCGGCGAGCAGCCCCGCCACGCAGGAGGCATTGGTGATCTCGCCGGCGAGGACCATCCGGACCGCCTCGTCGAGGTCGACCCGGACGACCTGGAGGTCGGCCTCCTCCTCGCTCCGCTGGTGCCGCTGCTGCGGCGGCAC
This genomic interval from Micromonospora sp. CCTCC AA 2012012 contains the following:
- a CDS encoding carbohydrate ABC transporter permease; translated protein: MLARLGRRAVLAVYALLVTVPLLVVGGGSLKTTAELFDAPFGSPTSPRLGNYVEVLTTQNLLRVLGNSALVVAVSVPTTLVLASLVAYAIARLPGWPGRALFAVFAAGLAVPAQAVMIPQYVQFDRLGLRDSLAGLMLIDVVVTLPVAVFILAGFLRTLPGELYEAAELDGAGPWAAFRRVAIPLSRPSLAATAIFLFVMHWNDLLYPLLFIDDPAKRTLPLALLDFTGEYLTDYPLLFTGVVVASTPMVVAYALLQRHFVAGITAGAVKG
- a CDS encoding putative quinol monooxygenase, translating into MFALVVRFDLRDEASVVRFDELTAQLLEQIRAREPGTLTYATHRVDGEPLARIFYEVYADAAAFERHEAAAHVVAFHTAKDPLVRAARVEFLRELPDPGRGSGHS
- a CDS encoding flavin reductase family protein, which encodes MTQPADSASPVDADADALRKLLRHQASTVTVVTAPGSPAVGFTATSFTPVSLEPPVVSFCLSLTSSSWPAVSRSRYLGVHLLGRQQQDVARTFATSGIDRFAAPTRWRLGPEGVPLIEDTLAWLLCRAIDRVTVGDHAIVLAEPELLRHTDVGSPLLYHRGGYAGLAEHVEPPTRRAA
- a CDS encoding M55 family metallopeptidase, with translation MPNPTPSWGSPTHTDRSRNILPEDLDRRAHLVRGKPRPLGMLAGLDEDTDAAMLIGCHARAGAGPAVLAHTMSGDLLDVRVAGRSLARSASTPPWRGTWTRLLVQLATIKPGQRVKQPSVRVASRSGRRPQVGALPASPFRERLQRCEETTGRHQGRP
- the der gene encoding ribosome biogenesis GTPase Der — translated: MSEQSGWVELRDPDLDVEEESGPQPVVAVVGRPNVGKSTLVNRIIGRRQAVVEDVPGVTRDRVPYDAQWNGRAFTVVDTGGWEPDAKDRAAAIALQAETAVATADVVLFVVDAMVGSTDVDEAAVKMLRRSAKPVILVANKTDNTAIEMEATALWSLGLGEPYPVSALHGRGSGELLDAILDALPEAPKIVENRPRGPRRVALVGRPNVGKSSLLNRFSGEERAVVDSVAGTTVDPVDSLVQIGGETWQLVDTAGLRKRVGKASGTEYYASLRTAAAIEAAEVAVVLLDSSEVISEQDQRILTMVVEAGRALVIAFNKWDLVDADRRYYLDKEIDRELRRIPWAIRLNLSAQTGRAVDKLAPALRKALASWETRIPTAQLNQWLTALVQATPHPVRGGRAPKILFATQAGVAPPRFVLFTTAPLDAGYQRFVERKLREEFGFEGSPIDISVRPRKKLGPGGRGKAHG
- the cmk gene encoding (d)CMP kinase, whose amino-acid sequence is MGQNERTGRCVVAVDGPSGSGKSTVSRRLAVSLDARYLDTGAMYRAITWAVLRSGVDLTDAASVAKVAGEVDLRIGTDPQGYGVTADGVTVDKEIRGPEVTGAVSAVAAVPAVRELLVARQREMIAKAGRIVVEGRDIGSVVAPDADLKVYLTASEAARAQRRSAEDAADVAATAADLARRDKIDSTRKVNPLQQAPDAVELDTTALGIDEVVARLRELLTERGVV
- a CDS encoding pseudouridine synthase, with the protein product MPRDDRTVSTDAPEGERLQKVMAAAGVGSRRACEDLIFRRRVTVNGRVAKLGDKVDPTTAVIHVDGERLQVDTRLVYLAMNKPRGVVSTMADEKGRTALADFLGNRVEQRVYHVGRLDADSEGLLLLTNDGTLAHRLMHPSYEVLKTYLCEVAGPIPRNLGKRLAAGVELEDGPVQVDSFKVVDTLGKTAQVELTLHEGRKHIVRRLLAEVGHPVSRLVRTSIGPIKLGDLRAGRTRRLTNAEVAALFKAVED
- the scpB gene encoding SMC-Scp complex subunit ScpB — its product is MSDEERRDSLADQAAAWIPPWERPTPPKPDPTPTPAQSETSDTSRSPETATLHDLDTTPPAEPAASSLTATTEKTPEDLEAGLPPGGPEASEISGESADDRESGAGGVPGKRGRRRVAAAPEPAPELDDAELRGALEAILLVVDEPVSELTLAQILEQRPERVGEMLDEIAAGYTAAGHGFDLRRAAGGWRLYTRPEYATYVERFILDGQSARLTQAALETLAVIAYKQPVTRSRISAIRGVNCDGVIRTLVSRGLVEECGAEPDSGAFLYRTTTMFLEKLGLNSVADLPPLAPFLPDDVEELADATR
- a CDS encoding segregation and condensation protein A; translated protein: MTAPPLDPPAAADPAVAAGLAAEVDGVVPAPEPTETTGFTVRLANFTGPFDLLLQLISKHKLDVTEVALHKVTDEFIAYIRAMGDQWDLDETSEFLLIAATLLDLKAARLLPAAEVEDEEDLALLEARDLLFARLLQYKAYKEAAAHLAELEAVGGRRYPRAVTLEPRYAEALPDLVLGIGPERLLKLAVRAMTPKPVPEVSIAHVHMVRVSVREHAALLTERLRRAGTATFSLLCADCEITLEVVARFLALLELYREGLVAFVQEQALEELTVRWTGPAEGDTDLHVDEYAGSPDPTDPAPADPTPVASTDPVPAGAADVTLPDAASTTDRARAAADVASDPPPDEPAPTQE
- a CDS encoding ParA family protein gives rise to the protein MAGNGDRADAWTSELREQQASLGADLGPADPAAYTMRKPIPEPMPTDRHGPARIIAMANQKGGVGKTTTTINLGAALAEYGRKVLLVDFDPQGALSVGLGVNPHNLDLSVYNLLMQDDVTAEDVLIKTDVAGLHLLPANIDLSAAEIQLVNEVAREMALARVLRTIRKEYDYILIDCQPSLGLLAINALTVAHGVLIPLECEFFSLRGVALLLDTIDKVRERLNFDLELEGILATMYDSRTTHCRQVLQRVVEAFGDKVYQTVITKTVKFPESTVAGAPITTLDPASSGARNYRQLAREVIAAQAER